The following proteins come from a genomic window of Azoarcus sp. PA01:
- a CDS encoding NAD-dependent epimerase, whose amino-acid sequence MKVLITGAAGFIGMHVCQVLLARGDEVVGLDNLNDYYDPRLKEDRLARLTPHPRFRFVRLDVADRDGIERLFAAERFERVVHLAAQAGVRYSLQNPHAYVDSNVVGFMNVLEGCRHGGVRHLVYASSSSVYGGNTKMPFSEHDSVDHPVSIYAATKKANELMAHTYSHLYGLPTTGLRFFTVYGPWGRPDMALFLFTRAILEGRPIDVFNHGRMMRDFTYIDDIVEGVVRTLDRVAEPDAGFDALQPDPARSDAPYRVFNIGNHDPVELMAFIEAIEDAIGRKAEKNFLPLQDGDVPATYADTAELNAWTGFKPGTSVRDGVGRFVEWYRGYYAA is encoded by the coding sequence ATGAAAGTTCTCATCACCGGCGCCGCCGGCTTCATCGGTATGCATGTCTGCCAAGTGCTGCTCGCGCGCGGGGACGAGGTCGTCGGCCTGGATAATCTCAATGATTATTACGACCCGCGCCTGAAGGAAGACCGTCTCGCGCGCCTCACGCCGCACCCGCGTTTCCGTTTCGTCAGGCTCGATGTCGCCGACCGCGACGGCATCGAGCGCCTGTTCGCCGCGGAACGGTTCGAGCGCGTCGTCCACCTCGCCGCGCAGGCGGGCGTGCGCTATTCGCTACAGAACCCGCACGCGTACGTCGACAGCAACGTCGTCGGCTTCATGAACGTCCTCGAAGGCTGCCGCCACGGCGGCGTGCGGCACCTCGTGTATGCGAGCAGCTCGAGCGTCTACGGCGGCAACACGAAAATGCCGTTCTCCGAGCACGACAGCGTAGACCACCCGGTCAGCATCTACGCCGCGACCAAGAAAGCCAACGAGCTGATGGCGCACACCTACAGCCACCTCTATGGCCTGCCGACCACCGGGCTGCGCTTTTTCACCGTCTACGGGCCGTGGGGCCGCCCCGACATGGCGCTGTTCCTGTTCACACGGGCGATCCTCGAAGGCCGCCCGATCGACGTCTTCAACCACGGCCGGATGATGCGCGACTTCACCTACATCGACGACATCGTCGAAGGCGTCGTGCGCACGCTCGACCGCGTCGCTGAGCCCGATGCCGGTTTCGACGCGCTGCAGCCGGACCCGGCGCGCAGCGACGCACCGTACCGCGTGTTCAACATCGGCAACCACGATCCGGTCGAGCTGATGGCGTTCATCGAAGCGATCGAGGACGCGATCGGTCGCAAGGCGGAGAAGAACTTCCTGCCGTTGCAGGACGGCGACGTGCCGGCGACGTATGCCGATACCGCGGAGCTGAATGCGTGGACGGGGTTCAAGCCGGGGACGAGCGTGCGGGACGGAGTGGGGCGGTTTGTCGAGTGGTACCGCGGCTACTACGCGGCCTGA
- a CDS encoding glycosyltransferase family 2 protein, with amino-acid sequence MFAVVVTYHPDREKLLRLLDSLTPQVARVVVIDNGSSPETLNWIAGYRSTTPLELIALRENRGIAAAQNAGIAHLRSLHAEYVILFDHDSVPAPDMVRRLWEAAEAKCAEGVAVAAMGPRYLDERQDNPPPFIRVEGIRVERQSCAAPDSVVEVSYLIASGCLIPMRVLDVVGDMKEDLFIDYVDIEWGLRARQKGFRSFGVCGATMGHDLGDQPIRFLNRKIPLHSPLRHYYHFRNAIWLYGQSELPLHWKIADGWRLLLKYGFYTLFARPRQRHWWMMTKGVCHGLAGRMGKYS; translated from the coding sequence GTGTTTGCCGTTGTCGTTACCTATCATCCGGACCGAGAAAAACTCCTGCGCCTGCTCGACAGCCTGACGCCGCAAGTCGCCCGCGTCGTCGTCATCGACAACGGCTCGTCGCCCGAGACGCTCAACTGGATTGCTGGCTATCGATCGACGACTCCGCTCGAACTGATTGCCCTGCGCGAGAACCGCGGGATCGCAGCAGCACAAAATGCAGGTATCGCCCATCTCAGAAGCTTGCATGCCGAGTACGTCATCTTGTTCGATCACGACAGCGTCCCCGCACCGGACATGGTGCGGAGGCTGTGGGAGGCGGCAGAAGCCAAGTGCGCTGAAGGCGTCGCCGTGGCAGCAATGGGGCCCCGCTATCTCGACGAGCGGCAGGACAATCCGCCGCCGTTCATACGCGTCGAGGGGATTCGGGTAGAGCGGCAGTCTTGTGCCGCTCCCGACTCCGTCGTCGAAGTCAGTTACCTGATCGCATCCGGCTGTCTGATCCCGATGCGCGTACTCGACGTCGTCGGCGACATGAAAGAGGACCTTTTCATCGATTACGTGGATATCGAATGGGGGCTTCGGGCGCGGCAGAAGGGTTTTCGGTCCTTCGGTGTGTGCGGGGCCACGATGGGCCACGACCTCGGGGACCAGCCGATCCGGTTTCTGAACCGGAAAATTCCGCTCCATAGTCCACTGCGGCACTATTATCATTTTCGCAATGCCATATGGCTATACGGGCAGAGTGAACTGCCGCTGCACTGGAAGATCGCGGACGGCTGGCGCCTGCTGCTCAAATACGGTTTCTACACTTTGTTCGCACGGCCGCGGCAAAGGCATTGGTGGATGATGACGAAAGGCGTTTGTCACGGGCTTGCCGGCCGAATGGGCAAGTACAGTTGA
- a CDS encoding helix-turn-helix domain-containing protein yields MKTVRVTIDPAVPASWLTGRIDPARVDAVTEDELARQAAADEAEAMQDVARFVRRVRKRLGLSQADFSERINVPLETIRNWEQGKRSPTGAAKSLLKVLDRAPEAALAALS; encoded by the coding sequence ATGAAAACAGTACGCGTGACAATTGATCCTGCCGTCCCCGCCTCGTGGCTCACCGGTCGCATCGACCCCGCTCGCGTGGATGCCGTCACCGAGGACGAGCTCGCCAGGCAAGCCGCCGCGGATGAAGCCGAGGCCATGCAGGATGTTGCCAGGTTCGTTCGCCGTGTTCGTAAGCGCCTGGGGCTGAGCCAAGCGGACTTCTCCGAACGGATCAACGTCCCCCTGGAGACTATCCGCAATTGGGAGCAAGGCAAGCGCAGCCCCACCGGCGCCGCCAAGTCCCTGCTCAAAGTGCTGGACAGAGCTCCCGAGGCAGCCCTCGCAGCCTTGAGTTGA
- the waaA gene encoding lipid IV(A) 3-deoxy-D-manno-octulosonic acid transferase, with the protein MIARLPYTLLWILALPVVLLRLLWRARRQPEYLRHVGERFGRYRVAAPAPVFWVHAVSVGETRAAEPLVRALLARWPDRSVVLTHMTPTGRATSQALFGDDPRVLRVYLPYDLGFLSARFLHRFRPQVGLIMETELWPNLLAACRKRQVPVLLANARLSQRSASRYARWPALTGLTLGALNAIAAQTDADARRLAALGGGRVDVTGNIKFDIAPPESQLQLGDAFRARFGDRPVILAASTREGEEALMLDAFAACAPGDALLALVPRHPQRFDEVAALVRARGLGLQRRSDDAPVARDTRVWLGDSMGEMFAYYAAADVALLGGSWLAFGGQNLIEACAVGTPVILGPHTFNFALVAEQAVEAGAALRADDPRAGMAAAVALLRDPSRRHTLGAAGRSFAAAHRGATERTMAIIEEFVDAGKASDTPRRQ; encoded by the coding sequence ATGATCGCCCGCCTGCCCTACACGCTGCTCTGGATTCTCGCGCTGCCGGTCGTGCTGCTGCGTCTGCTGTGGCGCGCGCGGCGGCAGCCGGAATATCTTCGGCACGTCGGCGAACGTTTCGGGCGGTATCGCGTTGCGGCGCCCGCGCCGGTGTTCTGGGTGCACGCGGTGTCGGTCGGCGAGACGCGCGCCGCCGAGCCGCTGGTGCGCGCGCTGCTCGCGCGCTGGCCGGATCGCAGCGTCGTGCTGACGCACATGACGCCGACCGGCCGGGCGACTTCCCAGGCGCTGTTCGGGGACGATCCGCGCGTGCTGCGCGTTTATCTGCCGTACGACCTCGGCTTTCTGTCGGCGCGCTTCCTGCACCGCTTCCGGCCGCAGGTCGGGCTGATCATGGAAACGGAGTTGTGGCCGAACCTGCTCGCGGCGTGCCGGAAGCGGCAGGTGCCGGTGCTGCTCGCGAACGCGCGCCTGTCGCAGCGCTCCGCATCGCGCTACGCGCGCTGGCCGGCGCTGACCGGGCTCACGCTCGGCGCCCTGAACGCGATCGCGGCGCAGACCGACGCGGATGCGCGGCGGCTTGCGGCGCTCGGCGGCGGGCGGGTCGATGTGACCGGCAACATCAAGTTCGACATCGCGCCGCCCGAATCCCAGCTGCAGCTCGGCGACGCTTTCCGTGCACGTTTCGGCGATCGCCCGGTGATCCTCGCCGCGAGCACGCGCGAAGGCGAAGAAGCCCTGATGCTCGACGCGTTCGCGGCGTGCGCCCCGGGCGACGCGCTGCTCGCGCTCGTGCCGCGCCATCCGCAGCGTTTCGACGAAGTCGCAGCGCTTGTACGGGCGCGCGGCCTCGGCCTGCAGCGGCGCTCCGACGACGCGCCGGTCGCGCGGGACACGCGCGTCTGGCTCGGCGATTCGATGGGGGAGATGTTCGCGTATTACGCGGCAGCCGATGTCGCGCTGCTCGGCGGCAGCTGGCTGGCATTCGGCGGGCAGAACCTGATCGAGGCGTGCGCCGTCGGCACCCCTGTGATCCTCGGCCCGCATACGTTCAACTTCGCGCTGGTCGCGGAGCAGGCGGTCGAAGCAGGCGCCGCGCTGCGCGCGGACGATCCCCGCGCGGGAATGGCGGCAGCAGTCGCGCTGCTTCGCGATCCGTCCCGGCGCCACACGCTCGGCGCCGCGGGACGAAGTTTCGCTGCGGCGCACCGCGGCGCGACCGAACGAACGATGGCGATCATCGAGGAGTTCGTTGACGCCGGCAAGGCTTCGGACACGCCGCGGCGGCAATGA
- a CDS encoding BrnT family toxin, protein MKRVFQERGFDFAYAARAFFDPDRTIQAGTRSTYGEDRYQLMGKIEQRLLVVVYTPRHDAIRIISARKANRREVRHYENSTRDN, encoded by the coding sequence GTGAAGCGTGTTTTTCAGGAACGCGGGTTCGATTTCGCCTACGCAGCCAGAGCCTTCTTCGACCCGGATCGCACGATCCAGGCCGGTACCCGGTCCACCTATGGTGAAGATCGCTATCAGTTGATGGGCAAGATCGAACAGCGGCTGCTCGTGGTGGTGTACACGCCCAGGCACGACGCCATTCGCATCATCTCGGCACGCAAAGCGAACCGACGAGAGGTCAGGCACTATGAAAACAGTACGCGTGACAATTGA
- a CDS encoding transposase: protein MPRRPRLSLPDVPLHLIQRGNNRQLCFVADEDYLFYLDWLEQYADKTGCRVHAYVLMTNHVHLLVSSSRAAAPGELMKALGQRYVQYFNRAYRRSGTLWEGRYRSCLTQAEDYLLACQRYIELNPVRAGMVAHPAEYRWSSYRANAQGEENPLVAPHEVYLGLGQDAACRQAAYRELFRFELEPGLVDQIRVAVNGNYALGSKRFADEMATALGRRVTPGKSGRPRKTPEPM, encoded by the coding sequence ATGCCACGACGTCCGCGGCTGTCTTTGCCTGATGTGCCGCTGCACCTGATCCAGCGCGGCAACAATCGCCAGCTTTGCTTTGTCGCTGACGAGGACTACCTTTTTTATCTCGATTGGCTGGAGCAATATGCAGACAAGACGGGCTGTCGCGTCCATGCCTATGTGTTGATGACCAACCATGTGCATTTGCTGGTGAGTTCCAGCCGCGCCGCGGCGCCGGGTGAGTTGATGAAGGCGCTGGGGCAACGCTATGTGCAGTATTTCAATCGAGCGTACCGGCGCAGCGGCACCCTCTGGGAGGGGCGGTATCGCTCTTGTCTGACGCAGGCTGAGGATTACCTGCTGGCGTGTCAGCGCTATATCGAGCTCAATCCGGTGCGTGCCGGGATGGTGGCGCATCCGGCCGAATATCGCTGGTCGAGTTATCGCGCCAATGCACAAGGCGAAGAGAATCCCCTGGTTGCGCCGCACGAGGTGTACCTCGGCTTGGGCCAGGATGCGGCATGCCGTCAGGCCGCCTATCGGGAGTTGTTCCGCTTTGAGCTCGAGCCGGGCTTGGTCGATCAGATTCGGGTGGCGGTCAATGGTAACTATGCGCTGGGGAGCAAGCGTTTTGCCGACGAGATGGCTACCGCTTTGGGACGGCGCGTGACACCTGGAAAATCCGGAAGACCGCGCAAGACACCTGAGCCTATGTAA
- a CDS encoding BrnT family toxin produces MDVQFELNGELFVWDEDKARRNLQKHGVRFEEAVSVFADPLFVLVDAGRNDESREAAIGLDASGRLLFVVHIEIEDTCIRIISARRATLDEENRYAE; encoded by the coding sequence ATGGATGTCCAGTTCGAGCTGAACGGCGAGCTCTTCGTATGGGACGAGGACAAAGCCAGGAGGAATCTGCAAAAGCATGGGGTTCGGTTCGAAGAGGCGGTCTCCGTCTTTGCCGATCCGCTCTTCGTCCTGGTCGATGCAGGGCGGAACGACGAGTCGCGCGAAGCCGCCATCGGCCTGGATGCATCCGGACGCCTGCTGTTCGTGGTGCACATCGAAATCGAGGACACCTGTATCCGCATCATTTCCGCGCGCCGCGCGACACTTGACGAGGAGAACCGCTATGCTGAGTGA
- a CDS encoding rhodanese-like domain-containing protein has translation MRQMTAPELADRLNDASREKPVLLDVREPWEFETCHIEGSQPMPMATVPAHLGELDGGAETVVICHHGARSAQVGMFLERQGFRNVINLAGGVAAWAAQVDPAMARY, from the coding sequence ATGCGCCAGATGACCGCTCCCGAACTCGCCGACCGGCTCAATGATGCGTCGCGCGAAAAGCCCGTGCTGCTCGACGTGCGCGAACCGTGGGAATTCGAAACCTGCCACATCGAAGGTTCGCAGCCGATGCCGATGGCGACGGTGCCGGCCCACCTCGGCGAGCTCGACGGCGGCGCCGAGACGGTCGTCATCTGCCACCACGGTGCGCGCAGCGCCCAGGTCGGGATGTTCCTCGAGCGCCAGGGCTTTCGCAACGTCATCAATCTGGCGGGCGGCGTCGCAGCCTGGGCGGCGCAGGTCGACCCGGCCATGGCCCGGTACTGA
- a CDS encoding protein-L-isoaspartate O-methyltransferase: MNFEQARFNMVEQQIRPWDVLDQDVLDLLMAVRREEFAPAAYKTLAFADIEIPIGCGQAMLKPVIEGKILQALQVKRSDTVLEVGAGSGYFAALLAACSDWVRTIDIEPELVKLAAENLARYGVENVIVEDGDAAAGWSCRAPYDVIVMSGGLPMLPPALLAQLKVGGRLFAFVGEAPVMKARLVTCVGEGAYESEDIFETVVPMLKNAQRPDEFRF, from the coding sequence ATGAATTTCGAACAAGCCCGCTTCAACATGGTCGAGCAGCAGATCCGCCCCTGGGATGTGCTGGATCAGGACGTGCTCGATCTGCTGATGGCGGTCAGGCGCGAGGAGTTCGCTCCCGCCGCCTACAAGACGCTCGCTTTTGCCGACATCGAAATCCCGATCGGCTGCGGCCAGGCGATGCTGAAACCCGTCATCGAAGGCAAGATCCTGCAGGCGCTGCAGGTCAAGCGCTCCGACACAGTGCTCGAAGTCGGCGCCGGTTCCGGCTACTTTGCCGCGCTGCTCGCCGCGTGCTCGGACTGGGTGCGCACGATCGACATCGAGCCCGAACTCGTCAAGCTCGCCGCGGAAAACCTTGCCCGCTACGGCGTCGAGAACGTCATCGTCGAAGACGGCGACGCGGCCGCGGGGTGGAGCTGCCGCGCCCCGTACGACGTCATCGTCATGTCCGGCGGCCTGCCGATGCTGCCGCCCGCGCTGCTCGCCCAGCTCAAGGTCGGCGGGCGCCTGTTCGCGTTCGTCGGCGAAGCGCCGGTGATGAAAGCGCGGCTCGTGACCTGTGTCGGCGAAGGGGCGTACGAAAGCGAGGACATTTTCGAGACCGTCGTGCCGATGCTGAAGAACGCGCAGCGCCCCGACGAATTCAGGTTCTGA
- a CDS encoding TolC family outer membrane protein, with the protein MKRALAIWVASLIPAAAWSADLLEVYRDALANDARYAAARAQFDAGQERVVQGRAGLLPVVGASADTTWNDVDSSQFGERRYNSNAYGVQLTQPLFRWQNWVQYKQGELQTALAGVQFGEARQDLILRVSQAYFDVLTAQEVLVAQTQLRTAAAEQLELAKASFEVGTVTITDVHEAQSRFDLAVAQEIAARNDLDVRRHALAQIIGKDPEPLAGLRGGVTLARPQPDSIVAWASAAEQGAYGVQAQQVSREIAAREVELARAGHYPTVDVVATYGHQSGVSTSSSFAGLGGRTESDAQTVGLQFNLPLFAGGAVSSRTREAAALRVRADADLEEARRNAALAARQAYLGVTSGMAQVRALEAAQVSSTSALEANRLGYEVGVRINIDVLNAQSQLADTLRQLARARYDTLLAQLRLKAAAGTLGEEDVQVINALLAESAMNLPPAQLGPASRY; encoded by the coding sequence ATGAAGCGCGCGCTGGCAATCTGGGTGGCGAGCCTGATCCCGGCAGCGGCGTGGTCCGCCGATCTGCTCGAAGTGTATCGCGACGCGCTGGCGAACGACGCACGCTATGCGGCCGCTCGCGCGCAGTTCGATGCCGGCCAGGAACGGGTCGTACAGGGCCGCGCCGGGTTGCTGCCGGTGGTCGGCGCGTCGGCCGACACGACGTGGAACGACGTCGATAGCAGCCAGTTCGGCGAGCGGCGCTACAACAGCAACGCGTACGGCGTGCAGCTGACGCAGCCGCTGTTTCGCTGGCAGAACTGGGTGCAGTACAAGCAGGGCGAACTGCAGACCGCGCTCGCCGGCGTGCAGTTCGGCGAAGCGCGCCAGGACCTGATCCTGCGCGTGTCGCAGGCCTATTTCGATGTCCTCACTGCCCAGGAAGTGCTGGTCGCGCAGACGCAGCTGCGCACCGCCGCCGCCGAACAGCTCGAGCTCGCGAAAGCGAGCTTCGAAGTCGGCACGGTGACGATCACCGACGTGCACGAGGCGCAGTCGCGCTTCGATCTCGCCGTCGCGCAGGAAATCGCCGCGCGCAACGATCTGGACGTGCGCCGCCACGCGCTCGCGCAGATCATCGGCAAGGACCCGGAGCCGCTGGCGGGGTTGCGCGGCGGCGTGACGCTGGCGCGGCCGCAGCCGGACAGCATCGTCGCCTGGGCGAGCGCTGCGGAGCAGGGGGCTTATGGCGTGCAGGCCCAGCAGGTGTCGCGCGAGATCGCGGCGCGCGAGGTCGAGCTCGCGCGCGCCGGCCATTACCCGACTGTCGATGTCGTCGCGACTTACGGCCACCAGAGCGGCGTCAGCACCAGCAGCAGTTTCGCCGGTTTGGGTGGGCGGACGGAAAGCGATGCGCAGACGGTCGGCCTGCAGTTCAATTTGCCGCTGTTCGCGGGCGGCGCGGTTTCGTCGCGTACGCGTGAAGCGGCGGCATTGCGGGTCCGCGCCGACGCCGATCTCGAAGAGGCCCGCCGCAACGCCGCGCTCGCCGCGCGCCAGGCTTATCTCGGCGTGACCAGCGGCATGGCGCAGGTGCGCGCGCTCGAAGCCGCGCAGGTGTCGTCGACGTCGGCGCTCGAGGCGAACCGCCTCGGCTATGAAGTCGGCGTACGCATCAACATCGACGTGCTGAACGCGCAAAGCCAGCTCGCCGACACCTTGCGCCAGCTCGCCCGCGCCCGCTACGACACGCTGCTCGCGCAGCTGCGGCTGAAGGCGGCGGCGGGGACGCTCGGCGAAGAGGACGTCCAGGTGATCAACGCGCTGCTCGCCGAGAGCGCGATGAACCTTCCGCCCGCGCAGCTCGGGCCGGCCTCGCGTTATTAA
- a CDS encoding BrnA antitoxin family protein: MLSERLKNRLTKDRPMTSITLRIPADVVESMKAIAPQRGFAGYQTLLKSYISEGLRRDEAQFAATHEARLIETLKRLGVSSELIEKAEQELRAA; the protein is encoded by the coding sequence ATGCTGAGTGAGCGCCTCAAGAATCGCCTCACCAAAGACCGGCCGATGACCTCGATCACGCTACGCATCCCCGCGGACGTAGTGGAGTCGATGAAGGCCATTGCTCCCCAGCGCGGCTTTGCCGGCTATCAGACCCTACTGAAGTCCTACATCAGCGAAGGGCTGCGGCGTGACGAGGCGCAGTTCGCGGCCACGCACGAGGCACGCCTGATTGAAACGCTTAAGCGGCTCGGCGTCTCCTCGGAACTGATCGAGAAGGCGGAGCAGGAGTTGAGGGCGGCTTGA